The Oncorhynchus clarkii lewisi isolate Uvic-CL-2024 chromosome 20, UVic_Ocla_1.0, whole genome shotgun sequence nucleotide sequence CTTCTCCTGTGTGCACATTGCtgagcttataatgtgaagaagtAGCCTAATAATTTATTAAcgttttaagctaaacgttctgatctgttgcgtcagcctcaCTGCATATAAAAGGTGtgttgatgctagtggttgtattaatgtgggatctatcgcatcccacaactgtcccagactatgtttggaatatttcttTCTGGCATAGAATAGGTCGACTGTTGTACTATGgcggatagtagattgacattggctagtgattttgctgttcgttaggcctactcatcttgttggacagttcatccaatatcttcaatatgcacctcggaattggataaggacacgTGCAgttgtgtctgtcttcacttgtagcctgtgagatcACGTGACggatgtgagtgagaggtgcttcggcacGCAGCCAGGAGAAGGGAATTATGAATATTATATTCAGCCGAAAggcacaacggccactggccCGCAAAAGGCATGTATTTTAGGGGGCATTAcgaccacacaaaggggatgccgacgtgaaattcgaggcattatcaagtgcttgtcaaattgggACTGATGAAGTCACAgccggccgtcattgtaaataagaatttgttcttaacctgacttgtttagttaaataaaggttcaatgtaACACTACGCTGCCTGCTGTGCATATGATAAATCAACCTTGACGACACCCTACATTAACCAGgtcctctctctccagtgtgAACTCCATCTTGTCCCTGTCATCTCTGTcgggctgtgtgtgtctgagtgagttGTACCTCAGACGGAACCTCATCCCTTCTCTCTCAGAGCTCTCCCATCTCCGCCCCCTCACACGCCTACGAGTGCTCTGGTTGGCTGAGAACCCCTGCTGCGGAACAGTCCCCAGCCAATACCGTCTCAACGTGCTGCGATGCCTGCCACGCCTACACAAACTGGACAACCAGGGTCAGTTGTCTTCAGCTGTGACAATGTTTGTGTTTTGGGGAAGTATGCTTCAAGTACTTATATCCTCAAGCCGTAGGGGTCCGATTTAGGTTTTGGGCTGTTGCAACTGTGTGTGtagtaacgtgtgtgtgtgtgtgtgtactaacgtgtgtgtgtgtccagtggtgACAGAGGAGGAGCTTGTTTTCGCTCTCAACGAGGGAGAGGAGATAACCACACCCCCTGCCGCCGCCCAGAAGCAGTTCTCGACCAGTGGCCAGCCGGAGAACGTCAGCTCCACCAATGGACAGACAGAGGCGGAATCAGAGAACGACCCCCTAAACTAcagtatggaggagaccaagtaAGACCCGCCCCCTCACAACATTACACACCTTTAACCCTGTCTCCTAAACCCTGTCTCCTAAACCCTGTCTCCTAACCCTCTACAGTAAGATCCGGGAACAGTTGGGGATGAAGCCTATTCCTAGAGACAAGTTCTCCTCCCCATCACCTCGACCTGCAGCTAGGAAGGTAATAGACACTGCTCTGCTACCCAGACAACACTGCTCTGCTACCCAGACAACACTGCTCTGCTACCCAGACAACACTGCTCTGCTACCCAGACAACACTGCTCTGCTACCCAGACCCACCTCTGCTACCCAGATAACACTCCTCTGCTACCCAGACCCACCTCTGCTACCCAGACAACACTCCTCTGCTACCCAGACCCACCTCTGCTACCCAGACCCACCTCTGCTACCCAGACAACACTCCTCTGctacccagacccacctgctacCCAGACAACACTCCTCTGCTACCCAGACAACACTCCTCTGCTACCCAGACCCACCTCTGCTACCCAGACCCACCTCTGCTACCCAGACCCACCTCTGCTACCCAGACAACACTCCTCTGCTACCCAGACAACACTCCTCTGCTACCCAGACAACACTCCTCTGCTACCCAGACAACACTCCTCTGCTACCCAGACAACACTCCTCTGCTACCCAGACAACACTCCTCTGCTACCCAGACAACACTGCTCTGCTACCCAGACAACACTGCTCTGCTACCCAGACAACACTCCTCTGCTACCCAGACCCACCTCTGCTACCCAGACAACACTCCTCTGCTACCCTCCTCTGCTTCCCAGACCCTCCTCTGCTTCCCAGACCCTCCTCTGCTACCCAGACCCTCCTCTGCTACCCAGACAACACTCCTCTGCTGTCTACACACTAACTATTTGGTGATGGGGTCTTCCATTCATACTATGGCTTCATTCATGTATttcaaatgtgtgtatgtgtgtatgtaggtaTGTACTGTTTGTAGGTATGtattgatgatgtgtgtgtgtgtttccagtcccACACTCTGGAGGCAGTGCTGATGCTGTTGAAAgatctggaggaggaggagctacgcATCGTTCACATGGCAACCCAGAACAGACAGCTtcgatcacacacacaccccaagctcacacacacactgcagggagatggaaccatcgacacacacacactgcagggagatggatccatcgacacacacacactgcagggagatggaaccatcgacacacacacactgacaaactcCAGAGAGAGAACGACCGACATcgagcactgacacacacacactcccattgaCTTTAAACACTAACGCAACCACCCAACACTGAGGTAGACACACAAGTCATGTTTATGCTCCGTGACCAGAGGGAGAGGTAAGGGTTCACATgctcccctaggtacagatctaggatcagcttcccctcccccaatcctaaccttcaCCATTAGTGGGGGGAAATGCAAAACggacccaagatcagcgtctagggaCTTTACCCTACTCCAGGCTCACACACCCACCAAACCTTGGTACACACAGGCTTCAGTATTGTTGTGACAGGCTTTTAGCCAAATAGAGGAGACTGAAGGGAGAAGTCAGAGCTAATCGTTGTCGCTATCTATTCTCTAGCAGCATGTCGCTATCTATTTCCTAGCAGCATGTCGCTATCAATTCACTAGCAGCGCGTCGTTATCAAATCCCTAGCAGCACGTCGTTATCAAATCCCTAGCAGCACGTCGCTATCAAATCCCTAGCAGCACGTCGCTATCAAATCCCTAGCAGCACGTCGCTATCAAATCCCTAGCAGCACGTCGCTATCAAATCCCTAGCAGCACGTCGTTATCAAATCCCTAGCAGCACGTCGCTATCAAATCCCTAGCAGCACGTCGCTATCAAATCCCTAGCAGCACGTCGCTATCAAATCCCTAGCAGCACGTCGTTATCAAATCCCTAGCAGCACGTCGCTATCAAATCCCTAGCAGCACGTCGCTATCAAATCCCTAGCAGCACGTCGCTATCAAATCTCTAGCAGCACGTCGCTATCAAATCCCTAGCAGCACGTCGTTATCAAATCCCTAGCAGCACGTCGCTATCAAATCCCTAGCAGCACGTCGCTATCAAATCCCTAGCAGCACGTCGCTATCAAATCCCTAGCAGCACGTCGCTATCAAATCCCTAGCAGCACGTCGCTATCAAATCTCTAGCAGCACGTCGCTATCAAATCCCTAGCAGCACGTCGCTATCAAATCT carries:
- the LOC139375768 gene encoding cilia and flagella associated protein 410; this translates as MKLTRKLVLAKAKASDLDSVKKLNCWGCNLTDISIFTQIPHIEVLTLSVNSILSLSSLSGCVCLSELYLRRNLIPSLSELSHLRPLTRLRVLWLAENPCCGTVPSQYRLNVLRCLPRLHKLDNQVVTEEELVFALNEGEEITTPPAAAQKQFSTSGQPENVSSTNGQTEAESENDPLNYSMEETNKIREQLGMKPIPRDKFSSPSPRPAARKSHTLEAVLMLLKDLEEEELRIVHMATQNRQLRSHTHPKLTHTLQGDGTIDTHTLQGDGSIDTHTLQGDGTIDTHTLTNSRERTTDIEH